From the genome of Nicotiana tabacum cultivar K326 chromosome 17, ASM71507v2, whole genome shotgun sequence:
GCTAAATGGTAATGATAATTCAAAAACAACAGCATCTTATGAGGTCCATTGACATTCCACCGTCGAATTTAATCCAGGAGACATAAAGTTTCTGCCTAGAATACAGTGCATGAAATGACTTAGAAGAACAGATCAATCCTATCACCTTCTAAAATATGACCTGTTTGAGCACAAAATTCTTCTGCAAAATTCTTGTAAAAGATTTGATCATCTGCAGCTATGGCTTGATCAACAAATTTGATTAAATAGCCATTTACTTAAATGAGGTCAAAGACAATACAGCATGGATCGTGAGTATTTAGGCATTATAATGGACCAAATGCAGAAGCAAGTTCTGCATCCTTTCTATTTGTTGGTTTTACTTGACCGTGAAAGTGCAACCTAGCTCGATTGAATAAAGAAAGTAAGTTCAGTAGCTCCTCATGGGAGAGCTTTGAAGGCCTCTTATCTTCGAATCCACCAGATCGTAGAATGTCAATGACTTTCTCTCTAAACAAGTTCAGGTCCATTCCGACATCAGAAGAGAAATTAGCATTATCTTCATTGCTCAACCCATCTTCATCTTctgtatcattaacatgataatcaCTGTAAATTGTGTTATTCACTTCATCCCCTTTGATTTCTTGCAGCTTCATTAACTCCAGCAACATTCTTTTCTGCTTAAAGATCGCACCCaatgttttatttttcttggtgAAGCAAGTTCTTGTAAACGCACACCATTCTTCATAGTCAACCTCTGGGATTTCAGCTTTAGGATGTATCTTCACAACAGAAGAATCAACTTTAGGACATGGCAAAAAGTCCTTCTTGCTCACATTCATGACAAACTCTACATCAGCCACCAGCCTCACGTTCACAGCTAATCTATTAAACTCCGAATCCCCTGGATTTGCCAATAGCCTCCTTGCAAACTCTTTCTGCAGCAGTAATGTCCCACCCCTATATGAGTTCTTCCCAAAAACCAATTTAGCGACCAGAGGGGAGGATATTCCATAAGGGATGTTGGCTACCATAAGATCAAACTTTGGAAACTCAGTCCTTAAAGCATCTTGACAAAAAACCTGCAAAACCCAAATGACAACTACTCAATTGAACTTATATGAAGTCCTAGACATGTCAACCCAACTTCACTAAGCAGTTGTCCGGTTAAGTGATGAGTTATACAAGGACTATAATATAAGGCTGTTATACAGTGTAATCATACTACATAAATTGTACTAACAATATAATATGCAGAGTGGCCATACCAAAATCAAGAATTAGCTTAACACTGGTATTACTAATACACCTAGTCTTATTTCACATTATATCCCATATGAAATGATACTTGGATTCCTATATGTTAGTCGGTGTTAGTTATGCGGACCCTTAACAGGAAACCACACATTACATTAACAGTGCAGAATTTATAAATAGATAATTTTATTCAAAGAGTCCTAAGGCATTTCGTCGAACAC
Proteins encoded in this window:
- the LOC107771929 gene encoding ribosomal RNA small subunit methyltransferase, mitochondrial-like isoform X1, whose translation is MLHRTKTLSENISKLNLSQHFLRQHCRTKSTRRFNNAKDEDEDYHRVRRKTENQEAQIYLLKSRGQHLLMNPRVLNSIVQKSNILPTDTVLEIGPGTGNLTLKLLEVAEKVIAIEIDKRMVEILHKRVSERGLQDRLTVFCQDALRTEFPKFDLMVANIPYGISSPLVAKLVFGKNSYRGGTLLLQKEFARRLLANPGDSEFNRLAVNVRLVADVEFVMNVSKKDFLPCPKVDSSVVKIHPKAEIPEVDYEEWCAFTRTCFTKKNKTLGAIFKQKRMLLELMKLQEIKGDEVNNTIYSDYHVNDTEDEDGLSNEDNANFSSDVGMDLNLFREKVIDILRSGGFEDKRPSKLSHEELLNLLSLFNRARLHFHGQVKPTNRKDAELASAFGPL
- the LOC107771929 gene encoding ribosomal RNA small subunit methyltransferase, mitochondrial-like isoform X2; protein product: MLHRTKTLSENISKLNLSQHFLRQHCRTKSTRRFNNAKDEDEDYHRVRRKTENQEAQIYLLKSRGQHLLMNPRVLNSIVQKSNILPTDTVLEIGPGTGNLTLKLLEVAEKVFCQDALRTEFPKFDLMVANIPYGISSPLVAKLVFGKNSYRGGTLLLQKEFARRLLANPGDSEFNRLAVNVRLVADVEFVMNVSKKDFLPCPKVDSSVVKIHPKAEIPEVDYEEWCAFTRTCFTKKNKTLGAIFKQKRMLLELMKLQEIKGDEVNNTIYSDYHVNDTEDEDGLSNEDNANFSSDVGMDLNLFREKVIDILRSGGFEDKRPSKLSHEELLNLLSLFNRARLHFHGQVKPTNRKDAELASAFGPL